Proteins from a genomic interval of Onychostoma macrolepis isolate SWU-2019 chromosome 17, ASM1243209v1, whole genome shotgun sequence:
- the odc1 gene encoding ornithine decarboxylase: protein MTSLTGSDFDFAFLEEGFCARDIVEQKINESLQSDDKDAFYVADLGDVLKKHLRWLRVLPRVTPFYAVKCNDSRAVVTTLASLGAGFDCASKTEIQLVQSVGVEPSRIIYANPCKQVSQIKYASAHGVQMMTFDSEVELMKVARSHENAKLVLRIATDDSKAVCRLSVKFGATLKSSRLLLERAKELGLDVIGVSFHVGSGCTDPETYSQAISDARYVFDMGAELGYDMTLLDIGGGFPGSEDTKLKFEEIAAVINPALDKYFPVDCGVRIIAEPGRYYVASAYTLAVNIIAKKVIMNEQSASDEEEDGANDRTLMYYVNDGVYGSFNCILYDHAHVLPTLHKKPKPDERMYPCSIWGPTCDGLDRIVEQCSLPDMQVGDWLLFENMGAYTVAASSTFNGFQKPDIHYIMSRTAWQCMQQIRAQGIPLPAEQCAGNMPSHCGRESTLDVPAKPCHTQVL from the exons ATGACCTCTTTGACTGGATCAGACTTTGACTTCGCCTTCCTGGAGGAGGGATTCTGTGCACGTGATATCGTGGAACAGAAGATCAATGAGTCGTTACAATCA GATGACAAAGATGCCTTCTATGTGGCCGACCTGGGTGACGTCCTGAAGAAGCACCTCCGTTGGTTGCGTGTTTTACCCCGTGTCACACCGTTCTATGCAGTGAAGTGCAATGACAGCAGGGCTGTCGTCACGACACTGGCGTCTCTGGGAGCCGGATTCGACTGTGCGAGCAAG ACCGAGATCCAGCTCGTGCAGTCTGTGGGTGTGGAGCCAAGCAGGATCATCTACGCCAACCCCTGCAAGCAGGTGTCTCAGATCAAATACGCCTCTGCTCATGGAGTGCAGATGATGACGTTTGACAGTGAAGTGGAGCTCATGAAGGTGGCACGAAGCCATGAGAATGCCAA ACTGGTTCTCCGTATCGCCACCGACGACTCCAAGGCGGTGTGCAGGTTAAGTGTGAAGTTTGGCGCCACGTTAAAGAGCAGCCGGCTGTTGCTGGAGAGGGCGAAGGAGCTCGGGCTGGACGTGATTGGAGTCAGTTTCCATGTGGGCAGCGGTTGCACCGATCCGGAGACATACAGCCAGGCAATCTCAGATGCGCGCTATGTttttgacatgggg GCGGAACTGGGATATGACATGACCCTGCTTGACATTGGCGGAGGCTTTCCAGGCTCCGAGGACACCAAACTGAAATTTGAAGAG ATCGCTGCTGTGATTAACCCTGCACTGGATAAATATTTCCCTGTTGACTGCGGCGTGAGGATCATTGCTGAACCTGGCCGCTATTATGTAGCGTCTGCTTACACGCTGGCTGTCAACATCATTGCCAAAAAGGTCATCATGAATGAGCAATCCGCCTCAGATG AAGAAGAGGATGGGGCCAATGACCGAACCCTGATGTACTACGTGAACGATGGTGTTTATGGTTCCTTCAACTGCATTCTGTATGACCATGCGCATGTCTTGCCAACTCTGCACAAG AAACCCAAGCCTGACGAGCGCATGTACCCATGCAGCATTTGGGGCCCGACCTGTGATGGGCTGGACCGTATTGTGGAGCAGTGCAGCCTGCCTGACATGCAGGTGGGCGACTGGCTGCTGTTTGAGAACATGGGTGCCTACACTGTAGCTGCATCCTCCACCTTCAATGGCTTCCAGAAACCCGATATTCATTACATAATGTCCCGCACAGCCTG GCAGTGTATGCAGCAGATCCGTGCTCAGGGGATTCCACTTCCTGCTGAGCAGTGCGCTGGAAACATGCCATCCCACTGCGGACGCGAGAGCACATTGGATGTGCCAGCCAAGCCGTGCCATACTCAAGTGCTGTGA